A stretch of Arachis hypogaea cultivar Tifrunner chromosome 15, arahy.Tifrunner.gnm2.J5K5, whole genome shotgun sequence DNA encodes these proteins:
- the LOC112750826 gene encoding protein argonaute 1, which produces MVRKKRTEAASSSGGESSEGQQRPAERSAPPQQVAPTSGPGPQGGGRSWGPQGGRGGYGGGRGRGMPQQQYGGPPEYQGRGRGGPPQQGYAPRGGYGGGRGGGGVGGGRGVGPSYGGPPRPQVPELHQATPPVQYQAAVSPRPPPSEASSSSSQPQEMPQLEQQMGHMVTQTEAAPSGPPASKSSMRFPLRPGKGSYGTKCIVKANHFFAELPNKDLHQYDVTITPEVTSRGVNRAVMEELVRLYRESHLGKRLPAYDGRKSLYTAGPLPFVSKEFRIMLIDEDDGTGAQRREREFKVVIKLAARADLHHLGLFLQGRQTDAPQEALQVLDIVLRELPTTRYCPVGRSFYSPDLGRRQPLGEGLESWRGFYQSIRPTQMGLSLNIDMSSTAFIEPLPVIEFVTQLLNRDVSSRPLSDADRVKIKKALRGIKVEVTHRGNMRRKYRISGLTSQATRELTFPVDERGTMKSVVEYFSETYGFHIQHTQWPCLQVGNTQRPNYLPMEVCKIVEGQRYSKRLNERQITALLKVTCQRPVERERDIMQTVHHNAYDQDPYAKEFGIKISEKLAQVEARILPPPWLKYHDTGREKDCLPQVGQWNMMNKKMVNGGTVNHWFCINFSRNVQDSVARTFCYELAQMCQVSGMAFNLDPVVPPVSARPDQVEKVLKTRYYDAKNKLPGKDLDLLIVILPDNNGSLYGDLKRICETDLGLVSQCCLTKHVYKMSKQYLANVALKINVKVGGRNTVLVDALSRRIPLVSDRPTIIFGADVTHPHPGEDSSPSIAAVVASQDWPEITKYAGLVCAQAHRQELIQDLFKQWQDPNRGQVTGGMIKELLISFRRATGQKPQRIIFYRDGVSEGQFYQVLLFELDAIRKACASLEPNYQPPVTFVVVQKRHHTRLFASNHHDRNSIDRSGNILPGTVVDSKICHPTEFDFYLCSHAGIQGTSRPAHYHVLWDENNFTADALQMLTNNLCYTYARCTRSVSIVPPAYYAHLAAFRARFYMEPETSDSGSMTSGAAAGRGMGAGRSTRAPGASAAVRPLPSLKDNVKRVMFYC; this is translated from the exons ATGGTTCGGAAGAAGAGAACTGAAGCAGCTAGTTCTAGTGGGGGTGAAAGCTCTGAGGGCCAACAGCGCCCTGCAGAAAGGAGTGCTCCACCCCAACAGGTTGCTCCCACCAGTGGGCCTGGACCACAAGGGGGAGGTAGGAGTTGGGGTCCCCAAGGAGGACGTGGTGGTTATGGAGGAGGACGTGGCCGTGGAATGCCTCAACAGCAGTATGGTGGCCCCCCTGAGTATCAAGGTAGGGGACGGGGAGGACCTCCCCAGCAAGGGTATGCTCCACGAGGTGGATATGGCGGTGGCCGCGGTGGTGGTGGTGTAGGAGGTGGTCGAGGCGTAGGACCTTCTTATGGTGGCCCACCACGGCCCCAAGTTCCCGAGCTGCACCAAGCTACCCCCCCAGTTCAGTATCAAGCGGCGGTATCTCCTCGGCCTCCTCCCTCTGAGGCTAGTTCCAGTTCATCCCAGCCACAGGAGATGCCCCAACTGGAACAGCAAATGGGGCATATGGTAACTCAGACAGAAGCTGCCCCTTCTGGTCCACCAGCTAGCAAGTCATCCATGAGGTTTCCCCTTCGCCCTGGGAAGGGTAGCTACGGCACAAAATGTATTGTCAAGGCCAACCATTTCTTTGCTGAGCTGCCAAACAAAGATCTGCATCAGTATGAT GTAACAATCACTCCAGAAGTTACATCAAGAGGCGTTAACCGTGCTGTTATGGAGGAGTTGGTGAGGCTTTACCGAGAATCCCATTTGGGGAAGAGACTTCCTGCTTATGATGGGCGAAAGAGCCTCTATACAGCTGGTCCACTGCCTTTCGTGTCAAAGGAGTTTAGGATCATGTTAATTGATGAAGATGATGGAACTGGAGCTCAAAG GAGGGAGAGGGAATTCAAAGTTGTGATAAAATTGGCTGCTCGGGCAGACCTTCACCATTTAGGGCTCTTTTTGCAAGGGAGACAAACTGATGCACCTCAGGAAGCATTGCAGGTCCTCGATATTGTGTTGCGTGAACTCCCTACTACCAG GTATTGTCCTGTAGGAAGATCATTTTATTCACCCGATCTTGGAAGAAGACAGCCTTTGGGTGAGGGGTTAGAAAGCTGGCGTGGTTTCTATCAGAGTATTCGTCCCACACAGATGGGACTTTCTCTGAACATTG ATATGTCTTCCACTGCATTTATTGAGCCATTGCCGGTGATTGAGTTTGTAACTCAGCTACTGAATAGGGATGTATCCAGCCGACCACTGTCAGATGCTGATCGTGTGAAG ATCAAAAAAGCTCTCCGTGGTATCAAGGTTGAAGTAACTCATCGTGGAAACATGAGAAGAAAATATCGCATCTCTGGTCTGACTTCCCAGGCTACTAGAGAGTTGAC ATTCCCTGTAGACGAGAGGGGAACAATGAAGTCTGTCGTTGAGTACTTCTCTGAGACCTACGGGTTTCACATTCAACATACTCAGTGGCCTTGTTTGCAAGTGGGAAATACACAGAGGCCAAATTATCTGCCAATGGAG GTTTGCAAGATTGTAGAAGGGCAGAGGTACTCAAAGAGGTTGAATGAAAGGCAGATTACTGCTTTGCTCAAAGTCACATGCCAACGACCTGTTGAAAGGGAGCGTGATATAATGCAG acAGTACATCACAATGCCTATGATCAAGACCCTTATGCTAAAGAGTTTGGAATCAAGATCAGTGAAAAGCTTGCTCAAGTTGAAGCTCGCATCCTTCCTCCACCCTGG CTCAAATATCATGATACAGGTAGAGAAAAGGACTGCCTACCTCAGGTTGGCCAGTGGAATATGATGAATAAG AAAATGGTTAATGGAGGAACAGTCAACCATTGGTTCTGCATTAACTTTTCCAGAAATGTTCAAGATAGTGTTGCCCGCACCTTTTGTTATGAGCTCGCTCAGATGTGTCAAGTATCTGGCATG GCATTCAATCTGGATCCAGTAGTTCCCCCAGTTAGTGCTCGTCCTGACCAAGTTGAGAAGGTTCTGAAAACTCGGTATTATGATGCCAAGAACAAGCTGCCTGGAAAGGATCTTGATTTGCTTATTGTTATCCTGCCTGACAATAATGGTTCTCTTTATG GTGACCTGAAACGAATATGTGAGACTGATCTTGGGCTTGTTTCCCAATGTTGTTTAACAAAGCATGTATACAAAATGAGCAAGCAGTATCTTGCAAATGTtgctttgaaaattaatgttaAGGTTGGTGGAAGGAACACTGTGCTTGTTGACGCCCTTTCACGGCGTATTCCCCTTGTCAGCGACAGGCCTACAATAATTTTTGGAGCTGATGTTACTCACCCACACCCTGGAGAGGATTCAAGCCCATCTATTGCAGCT GTTGTGGCTTCCCAAGATTGGCCTGAGATTACAAAGTATGCTGGTTTGGTTTGTGCACAAGCACATCGACAGGAACTCATTCAGGATCTCTTCAAGCAATGGCAAGATCCTAATAGAGGACAGGTCACGGGTGGAATGATTAA GGAACTACTTATATCTTTCCGGAGAGCAACTGGGCAGAAGCCACAGCGCATCATATTTTACAG GGATGGTGTGAGTGAGGGTCAATTTTATCAAGTCCTATTGTTTGAGCTTGATGCTATTAGAAAG GCCTGTGCATCTCTCGAGCCCAATTATCAGCCTCCTGTGACCTTTGTGGTAGTTCAAAAGCGCCATCACACTAGGCTTTTTGCCAGCAACCATCATGATCGAAACTCTATTGATCGGAGTGGGAATATACTGCCCG GTACTGTTGTGGACTCCAAAATCTGCCACCCAACTGAATTTGACTTTTATCTCTGTAGTCATGCTGGAATTCAG GGCACTAGTCGTCCAGCTCATTATCACGTTCTGTGGGATGAAAACAATTTCACAGCTGATGCTCTTCAGATGCTTACAAACAACCTGTGCTACAC CTATGCCAGATGCACCCGTTCTGTTTCAATTG TGCCTCCTGCATATTATGCGCACTTGGCTGCATTCCGAGCCCGTTTTTACATGGAGCCCGAGACATCCGACAGTGGCTCCATGACAAGTGGTGCTGCTGCAGGTCGCGGTATGGGTGCAGGACGCAGTACGCGTGCACCTGGTGCCAGCGCTGCTGTGAGGCCCCTGCCATCCCTCAAGGACAATGTCAAGAGGGTCATGTTCTATTGCTGA
- the LOC112750827 gene encoding sucrose synthase 7 has product MDSSSGPVLKRADTIADSMPDALRQSRFHMKKCFARFVARGKRLLKHQQIMEDLEKAVEDRGERNKLLEGLLGYILSSTQEAAVVPPYVAFAVRPNPGFWEFVKVTADDLQVEGIEATDYLKCKEMIFDENWASDENSLEIDFGAIDFTTPRLALSSSIGNGLNFTTKILSSRLNERSQSSNALLDYLLSLNHQGENLMINDKLNNLTKLQTALKVAETYVSALRKDTPYQRFEERFREWGFDKGWGNTAGRVKETMRMLSEVLEAADPLKLESLFSRLPNMFNIVIFSIHGYFGQADVLGLPDTGGQVVYILDQVRALEEELLQKIKLQGLSVKPQILVVTRLIPDAKGTKCNQELEPIINTKHSHILRVPFWTEKGILRQWVSRFDIYPYLERFAQDATIKILDHLEGKPDLIIGNYTDGNLVSSLMANKLGVTQATIAHALEKTKYEDSDVKWNEFDEKYHFTSQFTADMISMNSADFIITSTYQEIAGSTNKPGQYEAHTAFTMPGLCRVVFGISVFDPKFNIAAPGADQSVYFPFTEKQQRLIEFHPAIEELLYSKDDNEEHIGYLEDKKKPIIFSMARLDKVKNLSGLVEWYAKNKRLRSLVNLVIVGGFFNPGKSKDREEISEIKKMHSLIEEYKLKGQFRWIAAQTDRYRNSELYRCIADTKGAFVQPAMYEAFGLTVIEAMNCGLPTFATNQGGPAEIIVDGVSGFHIDPYNGDESSNKIADFFEICKTDPEHWNTISKAGLQRINECYTWKIYAKKILNMGSIYGIWRRLNKEQKLAKERYIHMLYNLQFRNLARKVPIPGEASFDPAPMATTVGKKSAPEGASPKILKPDVAAAPTSRIEPQIPRDEGKEVISPQESSILGTRNRLSWWIGMIGSLFILHYFLQNLDRIFTWNNNNHM; this is encoded by the exons ATGGATTCTAGCTCGGGACCTGTGTTGAAGAGGGCAGACACTATTGCTGATAGCATGCCTGATGCATTGAGGCAGAGCCGCTTTCACATGAAGAAATGCTTTGCAAG GTTTGTTGCTAGAGGGAAAAGGTTATTGAAACACCAACAAATAATGGAAGATTTGGAGAAAGCAGTTGAAGACAGAGGTGAGAGGAACAAGCTTTTAGAGGGCTTGTTAGGTTACATCCTCAGCTCCACTCAG GAAGCTGCTGTTGTTCCTCCTTATGTTGCTTTCGCAGTTCGGCCGAATCCAGGGTTCTGGGAATTTGTTAAAGTGACTGCAGATGATTTGCAAGTGGAAGGTATTGAGGCCACAGATTACTTGAAATGCAAGGAAATGATATTTGATGAGAATTG GGCAAGTGATGAAAATTCATTGGAGATAGATTTTGGGGCTATAGATTTCACTACGCCACGCTTGGCGCTTTCTTCTTCGATTGGCAATGGACTAAACTTCACCACGAAGATCTTGAGCTCAAGGTTGAATGAGAGGTCCCAAAGTTCAAATGCATTGCTTGATTACTTGTTAAGCCTTAATCATCAAGGAGAG AACCTTATGATTAATGACAAATTGAATAACTTGACAAAGCTTCAAACAGCACTGAAAGTAGCTGAAACATATGTTTCTGCTCTCCGCAAAGATACACCTTACCAGAGATTTGAAGAAAG GTTCAGAGAGTGGGGATTTGATAAGGGGTGGGGGAACACTGCAGGGAGGGTTAAAGAGACAATGAGAATGCTTTCGGAGGTTCTAGAAGCTGCAGATCCATTGAAGTTGGAATCACTTTTCAGCAGGCTTCCAAATATGTTCAACATTGTTATTTTCTCCATTCATGGCTACTTTGGACAAGCAGATGTTCTTGGATTGCCGGATACCGGAGGCCAG GTAGTTTATATTCTTGATCAAGTAAGGGCCTTAGAAGAAGAGTTACTGCAAAAGATTAAGCTACAAGGCCTTAGTGTGAAACCACAGATTCTTGTG GTTACAAGGCTCATACCAGATGCTAAAGGGACCAAATGTAACCAGGAACTGGAACCTATCATCAACACTAAGCACTCTCACATTCTTAGGGTCCCCTTTTGGACGGAGAAGGGGATCCTCCGGCAATGGGTGTCGCGCTTCGATATATACCCTTACTTAGAAAGATTTGCGCAG GATGCTACTATCAAGATTCTTGATCACTTGGAAGGAAAGCCTGACCTCATCATTGGAAATTACACTGATGGAAACTTGGTCTCATCCTTAATGGCTAATAAACTTGGAGTAACACAG GCAACCATTGCTCATGCTTTGGAAAAGACCAAATATGAAGATTCAGATGTCAAATGGAATGAATTTGATGAGAAATACCACTTTACAAGTCAATTCACTGCTGACATGATCTCAATGAATTCAGCTGATTTCATCATAACTAGCACATACCAAGAGATTGCTGGAAG CACGAATAAGCCGGGACAGTATGAAGCTCACACTGCATTTACCATGCCGGGGCTATGTCGTGTCGTGTTTGGCATCAGTGTCTTTGATCCAAAGTTCAACATTGCCGCCCCTGGCGCTGATCAATCAGTGTACTTCCCTTTTACAGAAAAACAACAGCGATTGATCGAATTTCATCCGGCTATCGAGGAACTACTTTATAGTAAGGATGACAATGAAGAACACAT AGGGTATTTGGAGGACAAAAAGAAACCGATCATATTCTCGATGGCTCGGCTGGACAAAGTGAAGAATCTCAGTGGCCTAGTGGAGTGGTATGCGAAGAATAAGAGGCTGCGAAGTTTGGTGAACCTTGTGATTGTTGGAGGGTTCTTCAATCCAGGCAAATCAAAAGACAGAGAGGAAATCTCAGAGATCAAGAAGATGCATTCCTTGATAGAAGAATACAAACTCAAGGGCCAGTTCAGGTGGATTGCAGCGCAAACAGATCGCTACCGAAACAGCGAGCTGTATCGCTGCATTGCAGATACAAAGGGAGCTTTTGTGCAGCCAGCAATGTATGAGGCTTTTGGTCTCACAGTGATTGAGGCTATGAACTGTGGATTACCAACTTTTGCTACAAATCAAGGAGGCCCTGCAGAGATTATAGTTGATGGAGTCTCAGGATTTCATATTGATCCTTACAATGGAGATGAATCAAGCAATAAGattgctgatttctttgaaatCTGCAAGACTGATCCTGAACACTGGAATACAATCTCCAAAGCTGGTCTTCAACGCATCAATGAATG CTACACATGGAAGATATATGCAAAGAAAATCTTGAACATGGGATCAATCTATGGGATCTGGAGAAGGCTAAATAAGGAACAAAAGTTGGCAAAGGAAAGATACATCCACATGCTCTATAATCTCCAATTCAGGAACTTG GCAAGGAAAGTTCCCATTCCTGGTGAGGCATCCTTTGATCCTGCACCAATGGCAACAACTGTAGGAAAAAAATCTGCACCAGAAGGAGCATCACCTAAGATCTTGAAGCCTGATGTTGCAGCAGCACCAACTTCCAGGATTGAACCTCAGATTCCAAG GGATGAGGGTAAGGAAGTAATTTCCCCTCAAGAGAGTAGCATTTTAGGGACAAGGAATCGCTTAAGTTGGTGGATTGGCATGATTGGATCTTTGTTCATCCTTCATTACTTCTTACAGAATCTGGATCGTATATTCACATGGAATAACAACAATCACATGTAA